Proteins from one Actinomycetota bacterium genomic window:
- a CDS encoding pseudouridine synthase, which translates to MRLERLHKVMAQAGVASRRKCEHLILEGRVKVNGQVVQTLGAKVNPSEDKIEVNGKVLQFTAERTYILLNKPAGYLTTMMDPYNRPTIMDLIGEETRVFPVGRLDRESEGLLLLTNDGELAYRLAHPRYKVEKTYLAEVRGHPEETILQMLRRGVVLEDGLTASAKVEVLERGRDSTVVEITIWEGRKRQVRRMFEKVGHPVIRLRRISLGPIELGYLPPGRYRFLHPSEIKALRKTVSLK; encoded by the coding sequence GTGAGGTTGGAGAGGCTTCATAAGGTTATGGCCCAAGCGGGGGTAGCCTCCCGACGGAAATGTGAGCATCTTATCCTGGAAGGTCGCGTCAAAGTCAACGGTCAGGTCGTCCAAACGTTGGGGGCAAAGGTCAACCCCAGCGAGGACAAAATCGAGGTAAATGGTAAGGTGCTCCAGTTTACCGCGGAAAGGACCTACATCCTACTCAATAAACCAGCGGGTTATCTCACCACGATGATGGATCCCTACAATAGACCGACCATCATGGATTTAATCGGGGAAGAGACCAGAGTTTTTCCCGTCGGTCGATTGGATAGGGAATCGGAGGGTTTACTCCTACTCACCAACGATGGAGAGCTGGCTTATCGCCTAGCTCATCCCCGATATAAGGTGGAAAAGACCTATCTGGCTGAGGTCAGGGGTCATCCAGAGGAGACCATCCTGCAGATGTTGCGAAGGGGAGTGGTCTTGGAAGATGGGTTGACTGCTTCGGCAAAAGTCGAGGTTCTCGAGAGGGGGAGGGATAGCACGGTGGTGGAGATCACGATTTGGGAAGGGCGTAAGCGCCAGGTCAGAAGGATGTTTGAGAAGGTGGGGCATCCGGTCATCAGGCTAAGGAGGATTTCCCTTGGTCCCATCGAGTTGGGATATCTGCCCCCCGGTCGTTACCGCTTTCTACATCCATCTGAGATAAAAGCCCTTCGTAAAACCGTTAGTTTAAAGTAA
- the trpS gene encoding tryptophan--tRNA ligase, whose protein sequence is MARVVSGYRPTGKLHLGHYHGTLTNWIRLQDEYESFFFVADWHALTTRYDDVASLQEDINEMIIDWVAAGLDPGKCVIFKQSSVPEVAELSLYLSMLTPLAWLERCPTYKEQLRELKGKEIATHGFVGYPVLQTADIILYHGEFVPVGEDQLPHLELAREIVRRFNNLYGDYFPEPQPLLSPIKKLLGIDGRKMSKSYNNAVNLSDSPDEIGRKIRMAITDPQRIYRTDPGHPDICLVFSLHELYSSHEIQDIREKCEGAIRGCTDCKDLLAERISDFHAEFRKKRAQLERDPDLVRTILEQGAEKARPIAGATLREVRRRVNIK, encoded by the coding sequence GTGGCTAGGGTTGTTAGCGGTTATCGTCCCACTGGGAAATTACATTTGGGTCACTATCATGGTACCTTGACCAATTGGATTCGTCTGCAAGATGAATATGAATCCTTTTTCTTCGTGGCGGATTGGCACGCCCTGACCACGAGATACGATGACGTTGCGAGCTTACAAGAGGATATAAACGAAATGATAATAGACTGGGTTGCCGCTGGTCTAGACCCAGGAAAATGTGTGATTTTTAAGCAATCGAGTGTTCCCGAAGTGGCGGAGTTAAGTCTGTATTTATCCATGCTCACTCCTCTAGCTTGGTTGGAGCGCTGTCCAACCTATAAAGAACAGCTACGCGAGTTAAAGGGTAAGGAGATAGCAACCCATGGATTTGTGGGTTATCCCGTCCTTCAAACTGCGGATATCATACTTTATCATGGAGAATTTGTTCCCGTTGGTGAGGATCAGTTGCCCCATCTTGAGCTCGCTCGGGAAATCGTACGTCGCTTCAATAATTTATACGGAGATTATTTCCCTGAACCTCAACCCCTTCTTTCTCCCATTAAAAAGCTATTGGGAATCGATGGACGGAAGATGAGCAAGAGCTATAATAATGCTGTCAATTTAAGCGATTCGCCCGATGAAATCGGAAGAAAGATAAGAATGGCGATCACCGATCCCCAGCGGATTTACCGCACCGATCCGGGACATCCCGATATCTGCCTCGTTTTTTCCCTGCATGAGCTCTACAGTTCCCATGAAATTCAGGATATAAGGGAGAAGTGTGAGGGAGCGATCAGGGGGTGCACCGATTGTAAGGATCTTCTGGCCGAAAGGATCAGCGACTTCCATGCCGAATTTAGGAAGAAAAGGGCCCAGTTGGAAAGGGACCCGGATCTGGTTCGTACAATTTTGGAGCAGGGAGCTGAAAAAGCGCGCCCAATCGCCGGAGCCACCCTGCGGGAAGTCCGTCGTCGTGTGAACATAAAATAG
- the scpB gene encoding SMC-Scp complex subunit ScpB, with product MMELTELRGIIESLLFVTTEPLSLRKMSEIVEVDEVTIKRILDELAEEYRKQNRGFQLREIAGGYRFYTHPGYAPYVEKLVLSWDQRRLTQAALETLAIMAYKQPVTKAEISSIRGVDAGTVLNSLLEKGLIREVGRANSPGQPILYGTTQVFLETFGLKDLSGLPPLEEFEPNERTRKEIIQKLTTKEEGGSE from the coding sequence ATGATGGAACTCACGGAGTTAAGGGGAATAATTGAATCACTCCTCTTCGTGACCACTGAGCCTCTTTCCCTGCGGAAGATGAGTGAGATAGTGGAGGTTGACGAAGTCACCATCAAGAGAATCCTTGATGAGCTCGCGGAGGAATATCGAAAGCAGAATCGGGGTTTTCAGCTTCGAGAGATCGCCGGCGGTTACAGATTTTATACTCATCCCGGATATGCTCCTTACGTTGAGAAGCTCGTCCTTTCCTGGGATCAGAGAAGGCTCACTCAAGCAGCTTTGGAAACCCTAGCCATCATGGCCTATAAACAGCCGGTGACTAAGGCTGAGATAAGCTCCATTCGAGGGGTAGATGCCGGAACCGTCCTCAATTCATTGCTTGAGAAGGGGTTGATCCGCGAAGTAGGTCGGGCAAATTCACCTGGACAACCCATACTCTATGGAACAACTCAAGTTTTCCTGGAGACATTCGGTCTAAAGGATCTCTCCGGTTTACCTCCCTTAGAGGAGTTTGAACCCAATGAGAGAACCAGAAAGGAAATAATACAGAAGTTAACCACGAAAGAAGAGGGTGGAAGCGAGTGA
- a CDS encoding segregation/condensation protein A — MSYQVKLEIFEGPFDLLLNLISRKEIDICDIPIAKITREYLAYLQHLRDVDLEVASEFLLVAATLLEIKASNLLPEEEDWEEISPTQARDILIARLLEYKKFKNVSLELAARAQAESRFYGREHLEERFTRILPDYLRGVTVADLTQAMQDILARKTTVFAEKPPPVVSIILNLEEKMDFVLGELDRRGSQTFASLISELEDKIEIVTVFIALLELYKRGLISLSQAVTFGDIEISLTSEK; from the coding sequence ATGAGTTATCAGGTTAAGCTTGAGATTTTTGAGGGACCTTTCGATTTACTTCTCAATCTCATATCCCGGAAAGAAATAGATATTTGCGATATTCCCATCGCCAAAATTACCCGAGAATACTTAGCCTATTTGCAGCATTTGAGGGATGTGGATCTGGAAGTCGCCAGCGAGTTTTTACTCGTCGCCGCGACTTTGCTTGAAATAAAGGCGTCTAATCTCCTTCCAGAGGAGGAAGATTGGGAGGAAATCTCTCCCACCCAGGCTCGGGATATTCTCATAGCGAGGCTCTTAGAATACAAGAAATTTAAAAACGTCTCTCTTGAATTAGCCGCGAGAGCCCAGGCTGAGAGCAGATTTTATGGCCGAGAGCATCTGGAGGAAAGATTCACTCGGATTCTTCCGGATTACTTGAGAGGGGTCACGGTCGCAGATCTTACCCAAGCGATGCAAGACATATTGGCCAGGAAAACCACCGTGTTCGCGGAAAAGCCGCCGCCGGTTGTGTCCATCATTTTAAACCTGGAGGAAAAGATGGATTTTGTGCTTGGGGAACTCGATCGAAGAGGCAGCCAGACCTTTGCCTCCTTGATCAGTGAGCTTGAGGATAAAATCGAAATCGTCACGGTTTTCATCGCCTTGCTCGAACTCTATAAAAGGGGATTGATATCCCTTAGCCAGGCTGTAACCTTTGGAGATATAGAGATAAGCTTGACCTCGGAGAAGTAA